The Magnolia sinica isolate HGM2019 chromosome 3, MsV1, whole genome shotgun sequence genome includes the window TTTCTTATCCGGACTCACTTAAAGAAGTGGTCAAAGGTCCAGTTAATTCGGGTTTTTGATAGGAATTAAAGATTCAATATTCCGGCAGAGCATGCATTCAAAATAACTAAACAAGCATGTGAGTAGGGAGTGGAGATGATGATGCACGATGTAGATGTAAATATGAATGAAACTGATCAAAGTTGAGCGAGTGGGTGAAATGGTTATCACAAGGATTGACTCAAGTGGACTAAATCAGCCTTTTGATGACTCAGATGGCTGAGGCTAGAACTTGGTTAGGCTGACCTGAGGTTAGAAGGGCTTCCTCTCTTACACTCTTCTTCTCTCATTGGTGGATGAATGGGCTTAAGTGAATGAAGAGTgggggtgtaaaaaaaaaagatggtttGGAAATGAAATGGGGTAGGATATCTATAGGCACTCGGGGTGacatttatttacttatttttttattttttgtagtttTTGAGAAGTTTATGAGCTAAATTAGGTTCTAAGGGTTCTAATTGGCTACTCAAATAGGTGTGCCATGTGGCGCAATgtagatggttggattggatagcAGGAGATATAATTTTATGCGACACCTCAAGCAAGCTACTCGATGTAagatttgctttttcttttttttcttttttttcttttctttttttttttgtttttcctccccACTTAACATACATTAAAAAGTTGTGGAATTCACATGGTGGGAGGCACATCATGTGTCATCGATCACGTGGATGGGTTCCAGTTTTGGGCGTGCCCCTGGTGCAATCATGGTTCTCCTCTAGTTcgctcttttattttttattgtagtCCTAAAGCTAAGTGGGATTGGGCTTGGGCTTTTACTGGGCTTGGACTTTGGGATATGTTTTAAGAGCTCCAAAGTGCTCTGATTAGCTTGTCCACTTTAGGTGGAATGCCTACATgttttccatctattttactagctcattttagggcatgtggccaaaattgaagcatatccaaagctcaagtagaccaaaccatatgaaacaatgtgaattgaacccGTACAGTTGAAAACTTATCGGGGGCCATGGAATTttcaaatcaagctaatatttgtgttttcccttcattcatgtatgggtgatcttttgaataggttgaatgacaaataaatatcccTACGggcctcaagaaggtttcaatcatGAAAGTTTTTATCTCCATtgttcatgtaatgtggtccacttgaactttggatatgccgcAATTTTAAAATCACGCtctaaaaatgatatggaaaagtagatggaccccatggataaggcacatacatcgagAGGGCCCCCCACAAAGTTTAATTAGTATGTTATAGCTTCCGTCCACTATTGGATGAGGATATTTCCATAGAAATGTAATGAACAAGTGAAATAATTACAAGCTCTTTTACTCGTCCCTCCTAAGCATTTACATTTGATCTGGAAGTGCTGTATTTTGTGTGTTGCCAATAAAATCGTAACGATGACACTTTTCTATCATCTTAATATCATATCATCAAATTCATTCATTATTTGCTTGGATTTGAGATTTTTTAATAATGCAGTTGAAAAGCACAATGATCATCGATTTCTTTATATGTccggtaaaataataataataataataataataatactttttcattgtatggtaattaccataatATAACCTGTGAGAGAAGCCTTTGAACTAAAAGTTGTAATCTTCTAGCTAAAAAGATAATTAAAAATTCCAAGTCAAACATGTATATCATTGTCTCAATCATTTAATTGCCAAGGCCTTAGGATCCGCTTGTCCAAAATTGTCACCAccttaagggtctgtttgggcggtgggattagaagggattaggtgggataagaCCTGCcaaattccactccatgtttgggaagaatgggaaagcttggaattacactAAATAaaattgcattgggtcttgtgccaatttcactaaatgttagcaagttgttgtaggtcccaccatgatgtgtgggctatatccacaccgtccacccatttatcgagattattttagagcatgggccaaaaaatcaggtaaatctaatgctcaagtggaccccaccatagaaagcagcggggattaaatacttaccattgaaaacttctttgggaccacataagttttggatctacctcatttttaggcccatgccataaaataaggttacaaaacaaatgaacagtttagatataacatgtgtgttattctcagtaatttcaaatgatggtagtTATATCCATCCAAGGTACCACCATATTATAACAAGGCAGGGCATttatcttatcccatggcaataggggacaatccctgccatgagtaataattatgttttttgaatcccatcccaccttatCTCTTCTAATCCCAcggcccaaacagaccctaaagtaATCATGATTCATGATGACCCTAACCTTTGATTTAGAGTTCAACTGATACATTGAAATTTTCTTCTTAGTGTTCAAACTTATACTGAATTTGGCAACGGTCAAAATCACCCCTTCATCATAACTTTATTAATGTGGCCCACATAGATTCCACAACATTGACCACCTACTCAGCTTGTGGGCCCCAAGGTACTTCTCATTATAACTTCTATTTCTATGgggccatggtgatgtttgtgtttcatccacgccatccatctattttaaccgatcattttaagacatgaacccCAAAAGGAGAAAATTTAAAGGCTCAAgtcgatcacaccacaagaagctgtggtgacaatgacacccacccattgaaaccttcttaggacccaccaagacatttatttgccaacctattcatagggtcacgagagtaaaacataaatattagcttatccaaaacttctgtgtgtcccaagaagttttcaacagtaggtttTTAATTCCCACAACTTCCTATGATATGGTACACTAGAGGCttggatctacttcctttttaggcttaagccttaaaatgatttgtcaaaatggatgaacagcgtggatgaaacacattcttTACAATGAGACTTATAGAATCTCTGACAAGACCATATGTGTCTAGCTAGGTCTTgggatagtacccaatccgcatccATCTTCCATGTAAGCAATTGTTTTGTGGTTGTGTTGGACATGTTATAAGTGTGTACGACAACATGTTTGGGTTGAGTCGGGCACTTGAATTGGCCGAGGGCTCAATCCAAACCCAACCTAAATACGGTCAAGTTGAAGATTTTCAGTTAAAgcacaatccatccaaccaaggccTATGTAGGTATGGCCTATCAAACTTAGGTAGGGCTGTACATTAAGGTGAGTCGAGTCAAAGTGGCTTAAggttggcttgactcgtccatgctatacttgtGCTTACGATTGGAGTTTGGCTTATTTGTCAAACCTTTCGAGGCAAGCTCAAGGCGAAGTAGTGGATTGAGTCAATGTTAGTGGATCGAGTCGAAACGAGCTTACCTCGAGCCTACTCTCACttaaatttattatatttttttggtataaaatacaaattaaaagtcAATAACATTAAGTCTAAAAGgagaaaatatattacaaaatacAAAAACCTATACAATCTAGCACCCAACTCGACCCCAACTTCCAACTCGACTCAACCTAACACCCAATTTGACCCAAcgtccgacccaacccaacccaacacccACAACTGGCCCAACCCAGCACCCAACACCCGACCTAACCCAACATCAAACCTTAACCCAGCTCGACCCAacgcccaacccaacccaacccaaccaagcGGCCAACACCCACTCAACCCGACCCAATGCCTACACCTGACCCAACCTAGCACCTAACCTAGCAACCTCGCACCCACGCCCAaccgaacccaacccaacccaacccaacccccaaatcaaaaTTCAACACACCATAtcttaattttagaatttaggattttcaattacaaaaataaaaaattaaaatattagatTTAGATAGAAGTGTCTtgccattgagagagagagagagagagagagagagagagagagagagagagagagagtgggccaTACGACTGAGATGAGTCGGAGATATGtgagtatagagagagagagagagagagagagagagagagaggagcttgggCACAACAAGTTGGGTAatgaaaggaaagaaatggatggatgggtaggaCATGGTTTTAAGTTTttaagttttattatttttaaataatatatacatatgtgtttgtgtgtgtgtgtgtgtgtgtgtgatatatatatattcaagtcaagcctttaattcaagctgagttcgagtcgagtcaaatcaAGCTCCACTCTGCTTGAACTCGATTCATTTTCAAAACGAACTGGGTGGTATGAAGCTTGGCTCGCTTTGAGTGATCGTTCAAGCTGAATTATATCAAGTCGAGCCAAGCAAGCTTTTCGAACTAGCTTAGCTCGTGTATATGCCTACTCTCGGTCACTCCCCCAAACTCGACTCGGCATTTGCCCGACTCCAGTTAGACCAGAAACACCACAGATATATATGAAAAAAACCTATGTGGAATGGACTGTGAGTGGTTGGATTTCTTAAAATGGACAGCCTAGATAAAGGCCATGAAACGAGAAGGCAGGATATTGGCAGCCCTACCCAACCCGAGTTAGGGTTGGGAGTGTTCAATGCTCTAGATCTGACTCCCTTGGGTCGAGCATCTGGGCTTGCTCCTCTTGAGGTTGGGCTCGGCCTGGGTTGACCCGAGCTGTACCAGCTGCACTACTAATTACGTCTCTGCTTGATTCAGAGCCATGCACATGgcgagatccagaccattcacgaCTAGGGTCTACCATGCGGGTCCATGGCACAAAAATCAAATCAGTGGAACCGTGTAATCATCCCATCCGTTGCCTGCAAATGGTCACTGAAAGATAAAACGATAGCGACGTCTAGCTGTCACAAGTCCTTCAATTGGACGGTTCTGATAATCCAATCAGTTTCCTATACTACATTTCCAATTGCAGCAGGACCGGAGATAGTGTTTCAGCTAATCCAGCCCAAGCCCATCAAAAAATGCTCGGCCCACCTCGATTACTTAATCTGGGCTTAGTGGGCCCACTTCCATATACTTAACCCTCCAGTGTTTAATttgccaaggtgggcctttaggcagatccagaccattggatacAATTCACCCGGCAGTGAATAAAGGATGGGGCAAAAAACTTCAATATTGAAAGAtcttagccattggatctttgccTTTTTCAAAACCATTGTGGAAGTTATCCACACCCTAGCGGTCCAGTTAGTCGGAGTTATTCTACAGAGATGATGGGGCATCTCCCGTCAGATGACTCAaatcaacggtatggatcactGAATTAGCGGCACACCATATTGGACTGTGCTCATCAGGACTCTATTCCAACAGAACAAGTGTGCTAATTCTATACGCTCCATGTTCCACCGTTAAAATCGAACGCACCAGATGCACCCatatagctgatatttgtgttttcccttcatccaggtctgcgtgatcTCATCAACACGATctcatcaacagcttggatggtaaataaacattatggtgggccctaggaatttttgaacggtggacgttcaatcaccactgtttcctgtggtgtggtccactatagatttGTTCTGTTTCATTTTTGAGACTATTACCAAAACCtgatggaaaaactgatggatggagtggatatacaacaaatagatcaaggtgggccccacggtcaggaacTCACCCTCCAACTTGTTACCCCGGACTCACCGAATCCGCGCCCTACTTTCATATAaccaaatgaccaaaataccctcatcTACGACCAAAATCCAAACAGGCGAGCCTGAGAGGGGAAAAAGCCCTTGCGAGAAAATGAGGAAAGCTTGGGAGAAGCCGATGGTGGAAGGCAGCGAGATCGAGGAAAAAACCCAAAAGAGCGAAGGAGGAGAGAGCTCTGGTTCGATCCAGAAACCCCTTTTCAGACTCGCTACAGACGACACAAAGCCATTCCTCCGCGACCCCGTCCGTAcagtctctctctatctctccccctTCCCTGCGATGAGATTTTTTGTGATTGTGTTTGGGTTGTGTTTGGCAGATTCTGCGATCGGATCCGATTGAGACGGAGGAAGCCGTGCTAAGATTGCCCCCTTTCCCCAATTCCAAATGACGGAGGGCATTTCTggtaatttcttctttttttaagggTTGAAACGGAATCCAATACTACCAAGACAGTGCGTGTGGTTGTGCGTGTGAAACTACTCAAATCTATTTGTTTGGTGGTCCATGTGTCTACCATTTCAATTGGTCCTCTCAAATGTTGGTTGCGTATCCATTGTTACTCGGATTCGTGTATACCCGGTGGGGCTGTCAGCGGCTAGCTGGACCCGTGGGTACATCATAGTTGTGAACCGGTTTTAACGTTTTCAAATTCCCGGATTCTGGACCCGTTAAAAGGGTCTTGTTGAATCTGCGTCGGGTCTGCCTACTTGGACCTGGTTAGAAATGAGTCGGGTCGGGTCTGGTCGGGTTTACTTTGGCAGTGACAGTATATGTGTGTTTATATTAATTATTTTTGCAACATAACGAGGTTTATTAACCAATAGGTTCAATACACATGTAAGATAGCCcatgtgatctaatccatccatttaggtgggcccaacatcTAAACCCCATTTATTTAATGTGGACCCAACCCAGACCGGCCTTCAAactcgggagcggattaggtgagaccccggatccacccatatgggtgggacccctgactgtactctgatgtatgtgactacatccatgccgtccatctgtattgaaagcccATTttgggcatgataaaaaaaaaaaaaaaaggcagttcCACATCCgaaatggacc containing:
- the LOC131240549 gene encoding uncharacterized protein LOC131240549, producing MTKIPSSTTKIQTGEPERGKSPCEKMRKAWEKPMVEGSEIEEKTQKSEGGESSGSIQKPLFRLATDDTKPFLRDPVRTILRSDPIETEEAVLRLPPFPNSK